Below is a window of Bacillus solimangrovi DNA.
AGGTAATGAAAAAACGATTCATTGTTAGTTTCATTTTAGCACTTCTTCGTTTCATCATAAAGGTTGTTCAAATTGTAAAATGAAATGATTATTGAATGAACAACCATTATTCGTTCTAGTGGGAGTGTAGGTCTATGTCCAGATTAAGGTTACACTCTTCATCATCTTACACATAAATTTTCTTAATGAACAGAAAGTATACAAGAGTGTGTTTAAAAAGGACGGAGAATAACAAACTAACTCGGTTATTCGACAGTCATTTTTCCCGGACTTTTTGAACATCTTCTATAAGTAAGAAAATTAGATGACAGGAGTGATTGACGATATGAGCCAACTTCAATTGAACGATTCAGCACCTTCTTTCACTGTTCCTTGTACCGATGGAAGTACGTTTAATATGTCTGCGCACCTTAAGGAGCATAATACATGGCATCTGCTCATATTTTTTAGAGGATCTTGGTGTCCTGTTTGTCTCCACGACTTACAGCAATTGCAGGAGAATGTAGGTTTTTTTGAAGGGAAAAATATTCATATTATGACCATTTCAGCCGATGAAATGTCTGCTTTAAAAGAACTAGTAGCAGAGCATAATCTTTCTTTTCCAGTTCTTTGTGATGAAAATTTAGAGGCGTTAAAGGCTTATGAAGTTTACTATCACGGGCAAGATGCCCCATACGAAGATCATGGTGTACATGGTGAGCCTGCTTATTTTTTATTAAATGAACATGGTAAAATAATGTATCAGCAACGTCAAACGAGCCCATTTGGTCGACCAAGTATGACTGAGCTTCGAAAGATCGTGCAATATATTCAAAAGAACTTAAAATGAGAGTTGGAAACCGAGTAGGAGTAAAATGAACTGCACTGCACCCCAATTGTTAGACAATATCTAATAATCGGAGGTGCAGTTTTTCTATGTCAAAGTTCACATTAGAAGACAAGTTAGATGCTGTTCAAAATCTTCTATGGGATGTTGAATTAAAGTGATATATATTCGACAAGTGACTGACACCTCAACTACGGAAAAGAATATAAATATTTCATACAAAGGAGCTGACTGCAATGAAAGATCATGGCAACGATAAACGATACTCTGTAAGAAATATACCTCAGCCCATTCGAAGTGATGGAGCTGGGGCTACTGATTTAGGTCCAAGAGATGTCATGAGAGATCTGCAAAATCCAGATATGTTCGTCCCCCCTGCGACAGATTCAGGAAAAGTACCCAATTTAAAATTTTCATTTTCAGATACAAATATGCAATTGTATCATGGAGGATGGGCAAGGGAAGTTACTGCTACGGAACTGCCTATTGCCACAACACTAGCGGGAGTAAATATGAGACTCACACCAGGTGGCGTACGCGAATTGCATTGGCATAAGCAAGACGAATGGTCGTTAATGTTAGAAGGTCGTGCGCGAATTACGGCAGTGGATCAAAATGGACACAATTTTATTGCTGATGTTGAAAAAGGGGATTTGTGGTACTTTCCAGCAGGCATCCCTCATTCTATTCAAGGATTAGAAGAGGGAGCGGAATTTTTATTAGTGTTTGATGATGGGAATTTTACTGAGGCTGATACGTTTTCTATTTCAGACTGGTTTGCCCATACACCAAAATCTATATTAGCAGATAACTTTGGTGTAGACGAACAGGCTTTTAAGGATATTCCAGATAGCCAAAAATACATGTATCAAGGAGAAATTCCCGGTTCACTACAAAGCGAGAGTATAACAAGTCCATACGGCTCTGTCCCACAAAGTTTCACGCATAAATTACTTGCACAAGAACCTATTATTACTCCTGGTGGGAGCGTACGTATCGTTGACTCTTCAAATTTTCCAATCTCAGAGAATATCGCAGCAGCACTTGTGGAAATAAAACCAGGAGCGATGAGAGAACTGCATTGGCACCCAAACAATGACGAATGGCAGTATTACTTGTCAGGTGAGGCTAAAATGACTGTATTTGCAGCAGACGGAACAGCTCGTACTTTTAACTATCGCGCAGGTGATGTCGGCTACGTCCCATCTCCATATGGACATTATATTCAAAATATCGGTACAAAAAGTGTATGGTTTTTAGAAATGTTTCAGAGCGACCGCTTTGAAGATGTTTCTCTTAATCAATGGATGGCATTAACACCTACAGAGCTTGTTGAGAGTAATTTAAATGTCGGACCAGAGCTGATGAATTCGCTACGCAAGTCAAAATGGCCAGTTGTGAAATACTGAATTGATTTTTTTATAGCAAGGAATATTAAAATCCATCTGTATGACGAGGCATTTTAAATTTCTATATCTCGAATTCCATTTTTCTTTTAAAATCTCTAACTGCTCTAATGCAACGGTTTCGTTTAGTGCTCGGTAAACAGATTTAAAATCTTTTGTAAATTCATTCACATGTTTGTAAGAAACATGTGAATAAATTTCTAAGCTGATGAATAATACAACGTTGAATTTCAACCTCACTGTAAACCGTCTGTATGGCTTCCCTTAGGCCTGTTAATCCAACATGGCTACTTCTTGTAACACTCAATTTTTAAGGTCAGGTCATTTAATACCGTAAGCCAAAATTTTGAACTTTCTGTTTCACCAATCCATATCTCTAATATATCTTTAGATCCTTCTAAATTCACACTAAGGAACATAAGTAGCTTTACTTTTGAGTTTATTTTGGTATTTAGAATACCTTTTTTGGAAGCCAGTGTCCTAGGTATTATCATAATAAGTTTAACTTGGTGGTTTAAAAAACTTAACTTCCCCTCAAATTAAATATTTCAATACAAGATATTAAAGTGAAAATCGGATTAGATGAAGTAAGTTTTGTATATCTTCAATTGTTGTAGTGATGATGTCGTCAACGGAAT
It encodes the following:
- a CDS encoding peroxiredoxin family protein → MSQLQLNDSAPSFTVPCTDGSTFNMSAHLKEHNTWHLLIFFRGSWCPVCLHDLQQLQENVGFFEGKNIHIMTISADEMSALKELVAEHNLSFPVLCDENLEALKAYEVYYHGQDAPYEDHGVHGEPAYFLLNEHGKIMYQQRQTSPFGRPSMTELRKIVQYIQKNLK
- a CDS encoding oxalate decarboxylase family bicupin; the protein is MKDHGNDKRYSVRNIPQPIRSDGAGATDLGPRDVMRDLQNPDMFVPPATDSGKVPNLKFSFSDTNMQLYHGGWAREVTATELPIATTLAGVNMRLTPGGVRELHWHKQDEWSLMLEGRARITAVDQNGHNFIADVEKGDLWYFPAGIPHSIQGLEEGAEFLLVFDDGNFTEADTFSISDWFAHTPKSILADNFGVDEQAFKDIPDSQKYMYQGEIPGSLQSESITSPYGSVPQSFTHKLLAQEPIITPGGSVRIVDSSNFPISENIAAALVEIKPGAMRELHWHPNNDEWQYYLSGEAKMTVFAADGTARTFNYRAGDVGYVPSPYGHYIQNIGTKSVWFLEMFQSDRFEDVSLNQWMALTPTELVESNLNVGPELMNSLRKSKWPVVKY